A part of Carassius carassius chromosome 4, fCarCar2.1, whole genome shotgun sequence genomic DNA contains:
- the LOC132130579 gene encoding uncharacterized protein LOC132130579, with product MGENDVQMESTEQMQEPHASSSDNKIDLSLDDIIKLNKKELNASRAKTKRAANRNNVLKKLNQVPQQQRGLRRGAQQYRGPGRARGLRRQMGSGRDMISRRGSLNIAAATVTSGELFDQTTFTSRGTFRGRGRGRGRGGGLSRGALSARGQRGGRPFLLDRGFTATNRAEKLQRYQTIRSRRTAPSGSTLTVSLPNAKSAPVAVKTSNQVRRGGAVLRGRSSGGSSTSSPKGIPLQFNYKAATNQTAVYLNDRFTDLRLRGLGRGWGRGRGALGGGGRGRGRGNIIGGGRVRGQGNIIGGGRGSGRGNIVGGGRARGQGNIMGGGRGRGRGGFGVTRGGRGLRRGRGGARGADRTVTLQ from the exons ATGGGGGAGAATGATGTTCAGATGGAGAGTACTGAGCAAATGCAGGAGCCTCACGCTTCAAGCTCGGACAACAAAATCGACTTGTCATTAG ATGACATTATAAAGCTGAATAAGAAGGAACTGAATGCGAGCCGAGCTAAAACTAAACGAGCTGCTAACAGGAACAACGTCTTGAAGAAACTCAACCAGGTTCCCCAGCAGCAGAGGGGACTCAGACGAGGAGCGCAGCAGTACCGAG GGCCTGGCAGGGCGAGAGGTTTGAGGAGACAAATGGGATCCGGGAGGGACATGATATCGAGAAGGGGTTCATTAAATATAGCTGCTGCCACTGTCACG AGCGGTGAACTGTTTGATCAGACCACATTCACATCGAGGGGGACAttcagaggaagaggaagaggaagaggaagaggaggcggACTGAGCAG gGGTGCATTGTCAGCAAGAGGACAGAGGGGTGGAAGACCATTTCTATTAGACAGAGGG TTTACTGCTACAAACAGAGCTGAGAAATTACAAAGGTATCAGACGATAAGAAG tcgAAGAACAGCACCATCTGGCTCCACGCTCACAGTTTCTCTGCCAAATGCTAAATCTGCACCTGTCGCTGT GAAGACATCTAATCAGGTTAGGAGGGGTGGGGCAGTGTTAAGGGGCAGATCATCTGGAGGATCCAGTACTTCTTCACCTAAGGGGATTCCTCTGCAATTTAACTACAAAGCAGCCACTAACCAG ACTGCCGTATACCTTAATGACCGTTTCACTGACCTGAGGTTAAGAGGGCTAGGACGGGGCtggggaagaggaagaggagctcTTGGAGGAGGTGGAAGAGGCAGAGGAAGAGGAAATATCATTGGTGGTGGACGAGTTAGAGGACAAGGAAACATTATAGGTGGTGGACGAGGCAGCGGAAGAGGAAATATCGTTGGTGGTGGACGAGCTAGAGGACAAGGAAACATTATGGGTGGTGGACGAGGCAGAGGAAGGGGTGGGTTTGGTGTGACAAGAGGAGGAAGAGGCTTGAGAAGAGGGAGGGGAGGAGCAAGAGGAGCTGATCGAACAGTAACTCTTCAGTGA